The DNA window tcctctttctcttccaaggacttaaaaacaaatactaagTTGCTTCTGTAGTAATGAGTCTTTAAAAAGTTcttggcactggagagatgactcattggTTAAGGGTATTGTCTGCTCTTCAGAGGGTGCAGTTCCTAGCCCAGCATCCACCTGGTGATGCGTTACAACCACAGAAAATCTAATGtccacttctggcctctttggacattccatacatgtggcacacacatacatgtattcagaatcccttacacataaaataaaataaaataaaataaaataaaataaaataaaataaaataaaataaaatagacttaaaaaattttaaaacctggAATTCTTAGTTCAGGTGTTTCCTATTTCTTTTGACTTTTATAGATTATAATAATGTGAAGGCTCAACTACTGGAGAAATGGAAACATTTGTTACAAACACACAGACTCTTTCTATTAACTAATCTTTCCCAGTCTTAAGTTGAAAACAGTTTTACAAATCATGATTTAGTTTCTGTGCTCAGCACCTTGCTCATTTGTCCTGGGAAAGGCAAATGCTGTGCATTTCATTTCCTTCTGGTGTATGTGAGCACTGTGACAAGGATTCTGGATCCCTAGGACACTGTAAGCACCAAACACATTTAGGCTCCAGGATGAGCCTCAGAGGGAGACTTCCTGGTAGCTTCCTTTACATCAGGATATTGGGTGCAGAGAAGTAATTAACTCAAGTATGCTAGTGAGGTACAGGGAAGACAAATCTAAATACTGCTCTGACTTCTCACTGCTTCTGTCGATATTTTGGGTTATCTTTTTGTAATTTACCTAGAAAATGTTCTACTCATCTTGTAATTgtggttttatctttttttgttactTAATGGAGATGAATGACTCAGTTcagtttgagggttttttgttgttgttgttgttgttgttttgttttaagaggttcaccactgagagtttgaccatgctccagtgagtagaTAAATAATTGGATTGatctttcctctgtcccttccttcctccctccatccttccttccctcccttcctttgtttctttcttcattttaattcttttgggTGATGTGAGAAGGTTCAGAGGAGTCTTGTATATTTCTTAACCAACACTTAACAACCAAATGTAGTGATTACTGAGTAACTGTTTTCTAATGcccatgttttcttctgttgtcAGGCAAGTCTTAGCATCATCAAATCCAAAATCCCAACATATTGCTCAATCTGCTGTTGAATAAGGGAGGCAACAAGAGCCACACTGCTTCTTCAGGCGTTGACAGTGGCTGCCTGGACCTTTTGTCAGTTCAGTTCATTCCACCTCACagcatcattcattcattaactCAGCTACGGGGACCATGCCGAGTCAGTCCAGAAGAATCATCGTACAGGATGCTTGTCAACAAAAGCTAATTAAAGTAACGTGGGTAAAGAAGTTGAGTGCTGTGGGTTGGGGTTTCTCATCCATCATGCCTATGTATTTTCCGATGCAGTTTTACTTCCAGACCATCTGAAGATCACTTTGTAGCAGTGCCTTATTTTATAGGTTGGTTTTGGCCATTTCttggtttttatatttatcaAGACTGAAAAAGTTTTAAGATAGCAAGTAAACATTTGTGACTGAACTATTAGCCtgaatgtgtaaatgtatattttataatgtgGGAAGTTTGGGAATATCATTTTTGTCCTGAATATTCTAgtttaaaaacttgttttaaatgtcaaaattctattactatttgtttgttgtttattataACCTTTTTAACTACCTAAACTTTAGGTGTTAATTGtaattaattaaatgttatttttgtattttgtagtcCCATAATactggatgatgatgatgatgatgtgtgtgtgtgggtgtgtgtgtttacagataTTCAGgaattaaaatcttaaaacttCATGTATTCAGTGATATTGTAGTTGTACTTATATGTGTTTCCCAAGTTACACTTGGTGtgttaaaacataatttattaatACAGCCCAGAGTTTCTGATAAGCTAGTAACTTACTCTAGATCATTCtgcaagagaaagaagtagaagaaaagaagtagaaaatgggAGTAAGGCCTCAGATCTCACTGACAGGAAGAGCAGCTCTAAGGACTCGGATAGCCACAGCAGATCCAAATCATAGCCCCTCATTGGACAGCATTGAGACAGGCAGCCACAGTGTCATATGGTAGCAGCTGCATGTACTTGAAACACTGGATAGATAATGCCCTTTCCCTTGTTCTCTCCCACAGCCATCTGGGCAACCTTTTGCAATTCTTCATTCAGATAGTCATTTGAAAGTCAGTCAACAGCTGTCAGTTGAAAGTCAGATAGTCAACGGCTGTCAGTTGAAAGAATTCAAGCAAATGCTGAGGTACCATACTACAGACATGCCCATTCTCCACCAGGGTTTCTTTCATCAGGTCTCTTCTATCCTTGTCACATTCTCAGACCATGTCTGCTACAGCAGCTGCCTGACTTCAGTCttgctttgaattttctttgtagGCGATACTACCCAAAGATAGTGACAGGCTGGTTTTAATCTAGTAATTCACTATAGAACTTGCTAGACCATAAAGACCTATAGCACACAAAATAgagtaataaacattttattttgcttttatttttccgtTTTGAGATACAAAATGTGCACATTGAGTTTACACAAACACGCGATGGCAGATTTCTGTACATGTACTGTACTACTCTTAATTCCTACACTGGTGATAGCAGGGCAGCTTTCAACATCCTATCTCTACACCAGAATAGATACCTGATTTATTGTTGCAGACAGTCGTAAATTTTCTCCTCCTGTATCCTCTTGGTTCTTGTATTTCTACGAAACAGGGAAGATGTGTATATCTATAGTACTGTTGTGGCAACTCTACAGTTTTGGCTTAAGATCACTGACAGGACTATGCATCCTTTGAGCTATATGATGTGCTAAATCATAATGCAATTCAGATGAATTGTCAGTGTTTGCATTCACTTTCTATACAATCTTATGTATAATTTCCAATACTATAGAATCACGGGtgttttcaaagaatattttgctGGATCATTATTCCTAGTAGGCTTTGGGGCGTCAAGGATTCTCTGTCCCTGAATGGCTTATGTATGATAAACATGCTGTGAGAACATTAAGGGGCTTGGAGGGTGGCAAGAACTGCCCTTTACTGCTGCTGTAAGGTTTACTTGTTAATAAGCATCACTAGGCATTGCAGGACAGACATCCGGACCCTTGGGCAAGTCTGTAAACATCCTTGGTTTGTTTGACACTTtgaatttctacttcataacaCAATACAAAACAGTCTACATGTAAGATTGAACAGGTCCAAAGTTTCATGAATTATATAGAGCCTTGGCTTGAGTATGGAAAATTaacaaatactaaaataattttattaggtatATGCTAACATCTGAtaataaactaattttttaagtgtccttttaaaaaaatgccaaataCATTAATGTCTTTAACAGCAGGTGGAGAAGCCATAGAAATTGGGACTGTGTTTTTAGTCTATTTTAATTATTGtaatcattgtttcttttttcagtattACATGAGTCGAATTTAATGAAAGTTCACTGACTTTCTGGAAGTTAAATGCAGATGTAAATACTTTAGAAAACCATTTAAAACCCAGGGCTGAATACATACAAACAAGTAGGAAAACCCACTGGTGTGTTAAAATCACTGAACTGTTAAAAACCTCAATAATACGTGGCTGAGGATCAAAGCTCTTCCAGATTCTGTGCCTTTTGAGTATGAAATAAGTGAGCACATTTCATGACCCCGGTGACGTGGATGCAGATTTGTAACTGGGAAACTTaaatttggtggtggtgggggttgcTTTATATTAAAACAAAGCTGTTTGCATAATCTGCCTCAGTGTAAAGCTGAGCAACCTATGCTAGAAGTGGGGGCTTCAACTTGTGTGGAGTCGTTCACATTTGCCTCTTCGGTCGGCCGAGGAGGTGCTGACATTCTAGATCACGTTTTCAAAGAGCTGCATGGAGCGCATTATGTTTTCATCCTGTAGGGGAGAAACAGAAAGCTGTTACTGTCTCTACAGTGAAGAGTGCTGCTGTACCCGTAAGTATGGCCTAGACCCTTCATGTGCTGCTTTGTGATAGTAAATTTATCTTCCCTTATCTCCACTACAAATAACCATAAGTGTCCATTCATTTTATTAGTTCTCAAATATGCCTTTAGATATCTCTTTTAAATCTTACTTGGTACTCGCTAGATCAAGGTTGTTCTCAAATGATGTCAGGATGAAAACAGTGAATGTGACAGCTCATCTTGGTTGTGACCTGCATCTGGGATCTACTAACACAAGCTTCTGGTCAGTCCtatggctgtttttttttttttctctaggagagaaattattattttatcagtaattatattttaaaaatctcaaaatagcaaaacctctttgaagttaaacattaagaaaatgctaatttcaagcacagtgacaAAAATTATCAATAgtatttccatgatgtttatggaacatgattttaatattttcaattgttaatattttaaaaagagaataattattttaagatataatttgttgttatgtctcctttttcatttctgattttattaatttggatattatctctgtgctctctggttagtctggctaagggtttatctatcttattgattttctcaaagaaccagatcctggttttgttgattctttgtatagttctttttgtttctatttggttgatttcagccctgagtttgattattttctgtcttctactcctcttgggtgttttgcttctttatttatttgctttttgttctagacctttcagGTGTGCTACCAAGCTACTAGTGTAAgcccttcagtttctttttggaggcactcagagctatgagttttcctcttaccattgctttcattgtatcccataagttttggtatgatgtatcttcattttcattaaattctaaaaagcctttaatttctttatttcttccttgaccaagttaccattgagtagagcattATTCAGCctccatgagtgtgtgtggtttctgttgtttttgtttgaatttaagaccagccttagtccatggtgatctgatagtgtgcatgggattatttcaatcttcttgtatcataactgttgagacctgttttattaataattatatgaacaattttggagaaggtaccatgaggtgctgcaaagaaggtatatccttttaggataaaatgttctatagatatctgttaaatccatttgattcataacttctgttagtttcactttgtctctgtttagtttctgtttccatgattcgtcctttgctgagagtggggtgttgaagtctcccactattattgtgtgggatgagatgtgtgctttgtgctttattaaagtttcttttatgaatgtgggtgtccttgcatttggagcatagatgttcagaatggagagttcatcttggtatatttttcctttgaccagtatgaagtgtcctttcttattttttgtttgataactttaggttgaaagttgattttattttattagaatggctactccagcttgtttctttggaccatttgcttgaaaaattgttttccaaccttttactctgatgtagtgtctgtctttgtcactgaggtgtgtttcctgtatgcagcaaaatgctaggtcctgtttatgtatccagtctgttagtctatgtctttttgggggAATTGGgtacattgatgttaagagacattaagaaaaagtgattgtttcttcctgtaattgttgttgttagagatggaattatgtttatatagctatcttcctttgggtttgttgaaagattactttttgctttttctagggtgtagtttccctccttgtgttggtgttttccatctattatcctttgtagggctggatttatggaaagatacgttgtaaatttgcttttgtcatggaatatcttggtttctctgtctatgttaattaagagttttgctgggtatagtagcctgggcttgcatttgtgttctcttagggtctgtatgacatctgcctaggatcttctagctttcatagtctctggtgagaagtctggtgtaattctgataggtaaTTCATAtagcttttatatgttactttttcccttactgcttttaatattctttgttttgtgcttttggtgttttagattattatgtgactggaagaatttcttttctggcccaatctatttggggttctgtaggcttcttatatgttcatgggcatctctttttcttttcttttttaaatttttttattagatattttctttatttacatttcaaatgttatccctgttcctagtttcccctccccctccctgctccccaccccctctcccccaccccactcccattcccagttgTAAtaagggcatctctttctttaggtaaaggaagttttcttctataattttgttgaagacatttgctGGCCCTCTAAGTTGGGAATATTTGCTCCCTTCTTTACCTATTAtccctaggtttggtcttctcattgtgtcctggatttcctggatgttttggtgtaggagctttttgctttttgcattttctttaacagttgtatcagtgttttctatggtatcttctacacctgatattttcttttctatgtcttgtattctgttagtgatgcttcctaggttttctaactcccgggttgtctccatttgtgatttctttattgtttctatttccagttttagatcttggatgattttgttcattttcttcacccGTTAGAttagattgtgttttcttgtaattctttaagggatttgtgtgtttcccttttaaggacttctacttgtttacctgtgttctcctgtatttctttaagggagttatttacatccttcttaatgtcctctatcatcatcatgagaagtgatttttagatctgaatcttgctttttcggtgtgttggggtatctaggacttgctatgatgggagaattgggttatgatgatgccaagtaaccttgcttATGTTCTCacgcttgcctcccaccatctgattatctctagtgctacctgccctccctatatctgactggagcctgtccttcctgtgatcctggttgtgtcagaactcctcagagttcagctatCTCTGcaatcctgtgattctgggatcctctgatcctgagatcctgtgtgtgtcagagctcctgggagtccatGTGTGACCAAGTTCCagggatcctgtggtcctgggcatgttagagcgccTGTGAGTGGattttcctctgggtgttgtgggactggctgtggagtttgctctcaaggtctgctcagggcaccagctcagatgggaaggaacccatgccactggtctgTGGAGTTTCTGGGTGCCTGGGTCCATTTACTTCTGGTGTTGGGACAGGTGTTATATCCTCCTCATCTCTGATCCTAtcgactgattttttttttttttttttacattggattatttgaagcaggaagatccacCCTAAAGTCTGACATGGAAgatggaaattttaatttttgcctGATTGCCTTCACTCTATCCTGTTGTGATAGTATTAGATATTATTAGATAGTATTAGAACCAACTTCTTTGCTGAAGGTCAGCAGCTCTTCAGGAATCTTTTAGGACTCCAGTGCCAGATTGGGACTGCATAGATGTGTAGCCTAGTGGACTGAAGAACTACAGATTCTCAATCTCTCCAGTGTTACGCAGTCAGTATTGAATTATTAAGATTGCATTGTGTAAGCCAATCTAAtcctttctctatatatttttctacacacacacacacacacacacacacagacacacacacacgagatttCAGAGATTATCCAAAGGGAACAGATGAGAACTTTGGAATTTTAGGTAGATTGAAAGCCAAAGCacagttaatatttaaatatccatgttccaggacagtgaaAAATCAATACACTTACATCCATTTTGCCTCTTTAACTGTGAGCTATTGCTAAATCTATATGGCCTATAGGAGTCTTTAAAACTGACTTGTTTCTGAATACCAGAGAAATTGGCTAGGAAAAACCATTGCACAGTGGTTGTGTTCAACTTAGCCTATTTCTTAGAAATGAGCTACAGTGACAGTCTGGCTGTCGAACACTTCTGCACTGTGGGTGAGCACTACTAATGAGCCATGTATGTTAGATAACACTAGAGCGATGGTACTACCACTGTCTCTAAGTGACGTCACTAAGGGGGTTGATATCACCACTTTCAACCTCTCAGAAATGTTGACTTGGAAAGGTGAGTTGAAAAGCAAGCAGGCATGAGCAATGTTGAAAATTGAACaattgaaagagaacaaaaaagcTAAAGCAGCAGTAAATGTTTCTCCATGTTTATTAACCTGCAGTTATGGCTGTAACTAGGCATTGAGTTGCATCACGCTAGGTGAGCTAAGTCCAGCCCATAACTACTagactttttctttattctttatttctttttcagattttttctttatttttctaactaGATACAGTTGTGCTCAGCTAAAATGCTACCTTTTGTCCACATATATTAAAGCTGTGATACTttgctgaggacctgaatttggtctcTGCAACtcacaagaaaaaggaaagaagcaactcttgaaagttgtcctctaacctctacatgGGTGCTATGGCATGCTCCTTCCTCACAACAGCCATACACCAACATTggcttaaaatttaaaagaaaaaaaaaaatcaattaacaacaaaaaaacccaccaaagaCGAATGTAATGTTCCATAGGCTGCTGCACtagatttgtgtttttatggtgacacaaataaataaaacatgttttaaaagaactGTCTGGACAAGATTAAAGGGCTATTATTattatggatgtttgtgtgtatgtctgtgtgtaggtcTGTGAACACAAGCATGTGTGGACCAGCAAAGTcaaggagagggtgtcagattccttggagttGAAGGTACAGGCCATTGTGGGAATCATGATTTGTGTTCTGGGAAGAAAAGTTCAGgtgagcagcaaacactcttaaacaCCAAGCCACCTGTCCAGCACCAGAAACTGTAATTTTAATCTCTGTGGTTTTGCTTGTCAGTTTGTAATGAATCCTCCCTAAAGGTTTTCAGAAACAAAGGGAGTGCACAAGTAAATTTTGACATAAGTATTATGTCCTGTCAGACTGGATGTGTACATAAACCTGATTGTTTTCAAGTAAGAAGCCTGTCTCATTAGCTTATacacttaatttatatttttctcaattcATATTGGCTAATCGGCTGTGCTCACTTGTAGCTGATGCTAACAAAAAGGATAGTTGTTCTTACTTACTTTTTGGCAACTTTCAATGAACTCATCTATGGTAACGACACCATCTTTATTTTTGTCCATCTtctgttgaaaaagaaaagaatgaagcatTTTATTGACTCGCCTTTTGACAGCCTCCCCAGTAGAttcaaagagataagaatggaactCATTATTTTGTGTTACATGGGATAGTTACACTCTAGGAGGAACTCCTGAATTCCTACAATGGTGAGGCCCAATCATTTTAGGTTTTGTGTTTTCCCCCCTGTGTAATGTCACCTAAACTGTTTCCTAAATATAACAGGACTCGCAGAATTTCCTGAAATGTAGAGCCTTGGatttttcatctataaaatagaagAGTATTGAGAATTAGTTATCTTTAAGGTCCTTATGGGACCTGCATCACAATGCTTTCTGAAATAAGAGAATGCCTTTGTCAGGGTATTGTCACTCTTCTGGAAGTACAATTGTCTGTCATAATACACTTAAAAGCCCATATTATGAAATTATGGCCGTATTTGTCCTATTGTTCTGTCCCTAGGAATAAACATTCTctttgcagtttttgtttttgtttttgtttttcatctgtgTGTTTTCCAGGCATCAGGAAATCTACTCATAACCGTCCTTCCTTGCTCTCATTGTTCATTCCCACCTGGAAGAACGTCTCCACATGCTGTCGGGGAGCATCTTCCTTGAGGACAGGGTATGTGCATTTCCCCATCATGTCgtagattgctttcattatgtccagCATTTCCTGAAATGGAAAGACACTCAGGTGAGGCTGCACACCAACTGTGAAGAAAGCCATCTAAGACGCATTAGGAGATTTTGTTCATAGTGTCTCATTTGCttgtttcttaaattctttatggGGTGCCATTAGATTGGCCTACAGCCAACAAACAGCCTTTTGCCTAAAAGCAGTAGAATCCAAATATACCAACCGTGAGAGCTCAGTTTTGCAATGAAATAGATTCCCATGTATCTTGGTTGGTTGGGAAAGGAATACTCTAACTTAATACTTCGATTTTCAAAAACTACATAGAATTTGTTTTATTGAACTATTACAGATTTTACTGATTTCCAATTTCTacttattagaaatattttagaacTATAACTGCTAATTACAATCAATTAATAAAAGtttttgcagtttttaatcacgttttcctgttttggcttttttttaaaaattggattttgTATTTATCCTGTTTTGGTTTTAACTAAAGAAGTCATACAAGAGTACagattaagggctggtgagatggctcagtgggtaagagcacccgactgctcttccaaaggtgcagagttcaaatcccagcaaccacatggtggctcataaccatccgcaacaagatctgacgccctcttctggagtgtctgaagacagctacagtgtacttacataaataaataaataaatcttaaaaaaaaaaaaagaagaagaatacagattaaaatattttgactagGAAGCACTTAGCGTTTTGTTAGCTTTTAAAGTAAAGTCTAGTTTTTGCCATGTCATTAATTCAGATTTAATATTTGGCATGAAATGCATCCTAGATTAATTGGAGGATATGGTTCTATTCATACTTTTGAGAGTATGGATTAGATAATAAACCAGTTtgtaaaaataagtgaaaatgtaaaagatgttttaaatagATACATGGTAAAATAAGTTAGTCATAAGATGTAGGAAGAGTTGATGAGCTCTATTAAACACAGTAAGGGATAGAACATTAGCACTCTATTCAGCTCTCAGCTctgaagcaaacaaaagaatGGTTCAAATGGGAAGGGCAACGATTCCTAATGTTCGCTAGGCGCCTCAGTATTCTTTAGGTACTTAGGCAAAGAGTACTCATGCTGTACTAAATATTCATGAAATGCATCTATTTACAAAGTCTTAAATTTAGCACTCCTCGATGACATATAATCTGACTCCGTGTATCCTGTGTCAGTGACTAATCAAACAGTGGAGCCCTGGCCCCTGAGTTTGTCTAATAAGGTATGTTCATGTCTTTGGTCCTGAGTACTTTTTCTCATATGGGACCCTTTATTCAAACTATTAATGCACACAGAAAGGCCATTAAGTATGCCCAGGTTTTAAGAAGAATGTTTTTTTCGTCTTACTCACATCCTACACTAAGGGTGGTTaccaccctcccttcccttctcttgctCTTTTAAATTGTCTTATTGAACCAGCATTTTAATTTGTGAATGTCTTTCATTGATATCTCCAGTTGTGCTTGTAGATCCCATCAGTGTCCTGATCCACCCCAAAAAGAGAAATATCAAGACAACCACTGGGTGGTGTAACTTTGATAGCTGTTGATTTTCTGGGACCCGTGCCCCATGAAACTATTGTCCACCTGACATGGGAAGGCCTGTGTAACTCCCAAGGATCCCAACCTTTCTCCATATCactagcagaaagaaaagaaaataacattgatGTATTTTGTGGTTTCTTTGGCAATTATTACAAATAAGCCCTATCCATTCCAATTAATTTTATTGCAGTGTCTCATTGTTACCaacatcacataaaataaaatttttggtttcctaaaatgagattttaaagtaaccattaaaattgtttaatattttgaagttGAGCAAAACTGGATCAGAAGATAACTGAATTGGTGTGCCATCTCTTACTTCTTTAGTGATGTAGCCATCTTTGTTTATGTCATACAAATTAAATGCCCAGTTGAGTTTTTCTTGTACTGTCCCTCGAAGCAAAATGGAAAGACCTTTGATGAAATcctaaaaagcaataaaaatattttagaacttGGTAAAATTTCTTGCTAAGTAATGGTAGTAAAATTAACAACCCTCTGTGTTTTGAACATGTTTCCAAAATTACTAATGTGTTTTTAGTCTTCAGTTGCTCAGGGTTCCTTGTGAGTATGAACTATACTCCAACCTTTGATATTTTCATCTAATTAGAACTGTAGTTAAATTAACCATGATGTTGGAAATTGTATCTTCATGCAtgagtacatatacacacagtgcacatacaaacatacacagacttttttttaaagaaaaaataatattcattagTACGAAATGCAGAGTATCcctaagaaacagaaaagctgtACTCTTTAATTATAATT is part of the Mus pahari chromosome 13, PAHARI_EIJ_v1.1, whole genome shotgun sequence genome and encodes:
- the Kcnip4 gene encoding Kv channel-interacting protein 4 isoform X4, which produces MKLLPCSAAKTSSPAIQNSVEDELEMATVRHRPEALELLEAQSKFTKKELQILYRGFKNECPSGVVNEETFKEIYSQFFPQGDSTTYAHFLFNAFDTDHNGAVSFEDFIKGLSILLRGTVQEKLNWAFNLYDINKDGYITKEEMLDIMKAIYDMMGKCTYPVLKEDAPRQHVETFFQKMDKNKDGVVTIDEFIESCQKDENIMRSMQLFENVI